The following are encoded in a window of Oncorhynchus clarkii lewisi isolate Uvic-CL-2024 unplaced genomic scaffold, UVic_Ocla_1.0 unplaced_contig_779_pilon_pilon, whole genome shotgun sequence genomic DNA:
- the LOC139402145 gene encoding protein Tob1-like, whose protein sequence is MQLEIQVALNFVISYLYNKLPRRRVNIFGEELERQLKGKYEGHWYPDKPYKGSGFRCIHVGEKVDPVVEKAAKESGLDIEDVRHNLPQDLSVWIDPFEVSYQIGEKGPVKVLYVDDSNESSPSGLELDKEIKNSFNPEAQVFMPISEPVVGPSPTSSSPSPPFGHSAAVSPTFMPRSNQPLTFTTATFAATKFGSTKMKSSSRNNQNGNGGQGGQGQKVARTSPTNLGLNVNTLLKQKAISTSMHSLYGLGLGQQQASALSPNAKEFVFPNLQGQGSPSALFPGDSSLSLSPLQYSNAFDMFAAYGGLNDKSLMDGLNFSLNNMQYSNQQFQPVMAN, encoded by the coding sequence ATGCAGCTTGAAATCCAAGTAGCCCTCAACTTCGTCATCTCCTACCTTTACAACAAGCTGCCGCGGCGACGGGTCAACATCTTTGGCGAGGAGCTTGAGAGGCAGCTCAAGGGAAAGTATGAGGGCCACTGGTACCCAGACAAGCCATACAAGGGCTCTGGATTCAGGTGCATCCACGTAGGGGAGAAGGTGGACCCGGTGGTAGAGAAGGCAGCCAAAGAGAGTGGCCTGGACATTGAGGATGTGCGCCACAATCTGCCTCAGGACCTCAGTGTGTGGATCGACCCCTTCGAGGTATCCTACCAGATCGGGGAGAAGGGGCCCGTCAAGGTGCTGTACGTGGACGACAGCAATGAGAGCAGCCCCAGTGGTCTGGAGCTGGACAAGGAGATCAAGAACAGTTTCAACCCTGAGGCCCAGGTCTTCATGCCCATCAGCGAGCCTGTGGTGGGCCCCTCTCCGACTTCCAGCTCGCCCTCGCCTCCCTTCGGCCACTCGGCTGCTGTCAGCCCCACCTTCATGCCACGCTCCAACCAGCCTTTAACCTTCACCACCGCCACCTTCGCCGCCACCAAATTCGGCTCCACCAAAATGAAGAGCAGCAGCCGCAACAACCAGAACGGCAACGGTGGCCAAGGCGGGCAGGGCCAGAAGGTGGCCCGCACCTCACCCACCAACCTGGGCCTGAATGTGAACACGCTGCTGAAGCAGAAAGCCATCTCCACCTCCATGCACTCTCTGTACGGGTTGGGCCTGGGCCAGCAGCAGGCCTCAGCCCTCAGCCCCAACGCCAAGGAGTTTGTGTTCCCCAACCTCCAGGGCCAGGGGAGCCCGAGTGCCCTATTCCCCGGTGACAGCTCCCTCAGCCTCAGCCCGCTGCAGTACAGCAATGCCTTCGACATGTTTGCGGCCTACGGAGGTCTCAACGACAAGTCCCTTATGGACGGCTTGAATTTCAGTTTGAACAACATGCAGTATTCGAACCAGCAATTCCAGCCAGTGATGGCCAATTAG